The genomic DNA gggcttgtcagacctagggcagcaggactgctcatgggcatggaatattctagagtagggagtagcacatgGATATGCCCTACCTCCTTTTGTATCTaaccgaataggagtagaactagtcaaTGTACACGGGAACTAGCCGAACCTCTCGGACTAGACTCCTAAACGCACTGGACTAGGACTTCCCATGTAACCCTTCTCccccagattatataagggcgagcagggacccctccaaaacatcgaacaataccagagggaatacaaaccaccacataggacgtatggtattacgctccggtggcccaaacctgtctaaatctttgtgttccttgcaccatcgcgttctgatctcggcgagtccctactcataaccactctcctcgggataccccttggAGAACCTGATGGTAAAACATCGACAAAGTCCTACTGGCCGTCGGCTAGGATAGAACTTCTTGGAGATGGCATGTCTGTCGGATGTGATGATGACAAGTTTGCcaaatatgttaaagaggcTGAGCCTATAGCTGAGCAAATTGTAAAGATGTTAGAGCAATAGGTTAAAACTGTATGCTCCTGATCTTATGTAATGTAAACCCATTTGCCTGTTGTGATGTATATATGACATGGTTACTTTGAAAAAAAGTGGCATGCGTTTTATCACAGGCCTTGTATAAGGAAACAACTTCCTTTTATGTGTGTAGCATATTTACTCAAAGATCGAGCACTATCTTTTAGTGTTCCATACTTTTGACCTTGCAATGCAAAGTAAAGCTTGGCAGATAGTgaatagagaacttgtctctagggcatcAGAGAGCATAGCTCCTAGCCTAACTACTCGATAAACCCGTGCCTTTGACCCTGTGTAGCAGAGAGAGGTTGGTACTCGAAGTAGTTCTTGGAGAGAAAACTCCAAAGTAGGagatagagaacttgtctctagggcatcGGAGAGCGTAGCTCCTAGCCTACCTACTCGATAAACCCGTGCCTTTGACCATGCGTAGCAGagaaaggttggtactcgaAGTAGTTCTTGGAGAGAAAACTCCGAAGTAGGACATAGTGAACTTGTCTCTAGGACGTCGGAGAGCGTAGCTCCTAGCCTAACTACTCGATAAACCCGTGCCTTTGACCCTGTGTAGCAGAGAAAGGTTGGTACTCAAAGTAGTTCTTGGTGAGAAAACTCCGAAGTAGGAGATAgcgaacttgtctctagggcatcAGAGAGCATAGCTCCTAGCCTAACTACTCGATAAACCTGTGCCTTTGACCCTGCGtagcaaagaaaggttggtactcgaAGTAGAGTAGACCAGGGAGAGTACTCTTTAATGGGCGTGGTGACTCAAGATgctcgtgcctttgactttgcgtTATAAAGAAAGGTTGAGCTGGAGTCCCTTCTTGGGGAATTTGACTGACTTGAATGCTGTTTGGGCTGCTGATCTTTGCTTGATAGGAGATGAACTAGAAAATATCTTTTATTAATGGTATATGAATAGAAGAGATCTTTTCAGCGAATCAAGGGTAAAACTTTTGTagatgctctatattccatgAGTTGGGCACTTCCTAACCATCTGGATAAATTAGTCGATAAGAACCTGGTCTTGtaactttggagatgatgaaagGACCTTCCCATCTTGAGTTGAGTTTGTGTAATCCTGTCTCATCTTGGATTCGGCGAAGAACCATATCTCCAACATTGAAGGATCTTTCTTGGATATTGCAGTCATGATAGCGTCACATACTCTGGAGATATCGGGTAGACCGCAATAAAGCATTGCATCTTATCTCATCTAGTGAATCCAGCTCCAGTTGTCGAGTTCCATTAGCTGTGACGTGATCATACATCTCTAGTCGAGGTGACTTCCACAAGATGTTTGCATGTAGGATTGCCTCGGAGCTTTAGACTAAAAAGAAAGGTGTCTGGCCAGTAGCCTTGCTTGGTTGAGTACGCAGTCCCCAACTACCATTGGTAATTTCGTGATCCATTTGCCTCCTTTTTTACTTGTTTCGTCGAAGATCCGCTTTTTGAGTCCATCAATTATCAGTCCATTGATGCGTTCCACTTGGCCATTAGCCCTTGGATGTGCAACTGATACATACTTGACGTCAATGCAAGAGTTCTCGCAGTAGTCCTAGAAAGACTGTGAAGTAAAGTTTGAGCCCAAATTTGTTATAATGGTATTGGAAAATCCAAATCTATGAAGAATCTCGCTGATGAATTCCACTGCGCGGTCTGATGATATCTTTGTGGTTGGTTTAACCTCAATCCACTtagtaaacttgtcgactgccactAAGATGTGTGTGAGACCTCCTGGCGCTGTTGGAAGTGCCCAATCATATCCAAATTCCAGCATGCAAACGGCCAAGATGGAGGTATGGTGGTAAGATTGTGAGCAGGCAAGTGATTCTACTTGGCGAAGTATTGATATCCTGGACATCGCTGTACGAGTGCTTCTGCATCTGATAGAGCTGTAGGCCAGTAGAATCCTGACCTGAAGACCTTTCCAACAAGGGTGCATGATGCTACATGATTACCGCAAGTGCCTTCATGAGCTTCTTGTAAGATGTCTTTTCCTTCTTCAGTTGTAATGTACTTCATGAATACTCCCGATCTTGCTCCTCGCTTGTGTAACTTGTCGTCGATGAGAAATGTAGTTCTTGCTGCATCACATGATGCGAGCTACCACAGCATCTTCTTTCTTGATACTAGGAGGGAGTACCTATTCTCTGATGTAGTCGATGAAAGGTACTCTCCAATCGACCTCCACCATCATGACTTCTCGACTAGTTTCGGAAGAAACTGAGTCGATGCTCATTTGTGCGAAGGTGACGACGGAAGGATGATGTAGTTCATGAACGAAGATTCTCAGGGGGACTTCTGCTCAATCAGAACCAAGCTTTGACAAGACATCGGCTGCTACGTTGTTGTCGCGGATGACATGATgaatttccaatcctgagaacttgttctcaagttttctgatttctgcaacatatgcatctatggtttcctTGTTGATATCCCACTCCTTGTTAACTTGCTGAACAACGAGGAGGGAGTCGCCATAGACGAGTAGTCACTTGATGCCGAGTGAGTCGGCTAGTCGAAGACCATGCAGAAGTGCTTCATAttctgcttcattgttggaAACTTCAAAGAGAATTTGGAAAATGTATTTGAGCTGTTCACCTTTGGGAGAGATGAAGAGCATGCCGGCCCCACCTCCGCCCAGTTTCTGGAATGCTAGCTGGCGCCGGGATTTGATTTTCCCTCCATTCAGCCAAaaagtcgactagtgcttgcgacttgattgctgttcttggcttgcaGTGCAATTCGAGTGCTCCTGACTCGACTGCCCATTTGGAGATGCGTCCAGTCGCGTCTCGATTGTGTATAATGTCCTCCAGTGGGAAATCGGTGAcaactgagatcttgtattcgttGAAGTAATGGCGCAGCTTCCTTGATGTTATGAGGATTGCATATAGAAGCTTTTGAATTGATGGGTATCGTACCTTTGATTCAAAAAGGACTTCACTGACGCAGTAGACAGGGCGTTGGACGTCGAAGGCGTGCCCCTCTTCTGGGCACTCTACCACAATTGTCGTGCTCACGACGTGGGTGGTAGCTGCGATGTACAGAAGTAGCTCTTCTCCAGGCATTGTAGCCATGAGAATAGGTGGTGACTGGAGGTGTTGCTTGAGATCTTCGAGTGCATTGGCTGCTCCTTGGGACCATTGGAACTTGTCTTGTTTCTTCAGTAATTTGAACAAAGGAAGGCCTCGTTCTCCAAGCTTTGAGAGGAATCTGTTCAGAGCTACCATGCATCCAGTAAGCTTCTAGACATCTTTGACAGTTGCTGGTGCTTCTTTATCCATTATAGCATTTATCTTCTCTGGATCTGCTTCGATCCCTCTGTGGCTGacgatgaagccgagtagttttccagatgGTGCACCGAAGACGCACTTGGTGGGATTCAGCTTCCATCTGAAGCTGCGTAGACTGTTGAAGGTTTCCTCTAGATCAGGGATGAACGAGTCGTACTCCCTTGTCTTGACAACTACATCATCAACGTAGGCTTCGACGTTTTGGTGTAGCTGATTGGTGAAGCAGAGCTGTATAGCACGCTGGTATGTCGCCCCAGTGTTCTTCAACCCGAAAGACATGGTCTTGTATGCGTATGCCCCGAACGGGGTGATGAACGCTATCTTTATCTGATCTTCTTCCTTGAGagctatttgatgatagcccgagTAGCAATCAAGGAAGGAAAGCAGCACGCAGCCGGCCGTTGAGTCGATGACTTGGTCGATGCGTGggagcccgaaaggatcctttgggcaatgcttgttgaGGTCTgtgtagtcgacacacatcctccactcgttgttgttcatCTTGAGGACGACAACAGGGttagccaaccactcggggtggaaTTATTCGCCTAAACAGTCATTTAGCCCATTTAAACACCGTCAAAATGCTACACAGTGGCACATCATTTCTGTTCAATCGGTTGTTTTGACCGTTTAAACGGCCGTTTTTCCCGTTTAAACACCCGTTTTGCCCGAATAATGGGCTAAACAGTAGGTGACCGACTGTTTATCATTTAGCATTTAAGATAACATTGCGGGGTGGTAAACCTCTTTAATGAACCTAGCCGCGAGTAGTTTGGCGagttctttcttgatggctttcCTTTTTCTCGGTTGAGAATCTCCGCAGGTGTTGTTTCTTGAGGACGGCTGTTGCCTTGACATTTAAGGAGTGcttgatcaactccttgggcacacCTGGCATGTCTACTGGTATCCAAGCGAACACATCTCGGttagccctaaggaagttgatgaGCGCGCTTCTCTATTTGTCAATGAGCCCTGTGCCAATTAGGGCAGTCTTGGATGAGTCGCCTTCCACAAGTTGGATTGCCTTTACACCCACATTGTCAGGTGGTTTTGGAGCAGAGTTATTCGCCTTCTTTGTGGGGATCTCCATCCCTGAAGCGGAGAGTTGTTTTGCTGCCGCGAGTAATTCTTCTGAAGTATCCGGCAGTCGATTGGTGGAGGCGTAGGTGATAGCTTCCTTTTCGCACTCAAATGACATCAGGAGATCACAACGAAGTGAGAGAACCCCTGTTTTCCCTGGCATCTTGAGTAGCAGGTAGACGTAGTGTGGGACGGCCATAAATTTAGCCAGAGCTGGTCGTCCTAATATGGCAAGATATGAGGACTCAAAGCTGGCTACTTCAAACTTGATGAGCTCTGTTCTGTAGTTGCCTGGGTGCCGAAGGTAACTGGTAGTACGACGGTCCCGATTGGTGTAGAAGTGTTGCCCGGAACGATACCGTAGAACGAAGCTTTGCTTGGAGTTAATCTGTCGGAGATGTCCAACCCCATCTTTGACAGAGTACTTGCAAACAAGAGGTCTAAGCCACTAGCTCCATCAATAAGTACTCGAGTGAGCCTGGAGCCTGCCACCACAGGGTCTAGGATGAGCGGAAACTTTCCCGGCtcggagaagctggtccattggtcCTCTTGGGAGAAAGTAATCGGGACCTCGCTATATATCAGCGGTGTAGGGATGGTGGGTTCCAGATTCAAGATTTCGCGCCAAGCCAATTTCTGGGCACATTTATTGAAGGAAGAGTCTCCTCCATATATGACATTGACTGTGTTGGAGGGTTGCTGAAAACCCGTATGTCCATCTTTGTCATTATCTTCCTCATCCTACttgccctttttcttcttgtcttcttcaagtGGATGCTCTTGGAGAGACTTCCGTAAGTTGATGCATTCGAGAATCGAGTGCTTTGACTTGGGATGCAGGAGGCATGTCCTATTGAGGAGTTTCTGGAAATCATCTTGCTGGTTTCCTTTTTTACTGTGCTGGCCTTGATCGACTGTTGCGATAGTGTCATTTGGCCTGCGCTTCTTGTCTCTGTTGCATTGGTTTTTATCATGGCGTGGGTCGCCATTGAGCTTGGAGTTGTTGTCGTCGCGGCGAGGAAAGCGGTCGcgctcttgttcttcttggtcgGCCCACCCCAGCATCATGTTGCGGAGGGCCATGACCGAACGGGGTCGGTTTCTTCCGAAGTCGCGATATAGTTGCTGAGTGGCGAGGCCATTGTGGAAGCAGTCGATGACTTCATCGTTGACGATGTTGGTGATGGTGGAGTGAGTGTCGAATAACCTCTTGATGTACGACGTCAATGTCTCGCCACGTTCCTGTTTGCATAAGCGCAGGTCGTGGCGAGCAGCAGGTCGGTGGATGGAGCCCTGGAAGTTGTTGATGAAGAGCTGCTTCAAatcctcccacgagtggatcGAGTTGCGTTTCAAGctctcgagccacgtgaggggtgcagATTCcaaggccatcgggaagtagattACTTTTGTAGAATTTGTTTCCCCTGCAACTTCAATAGCAGTTGAGTAAATTTGAAGCCATTGATGAGAGTCTTGCTTACCATCGTATTTCTTCAGATTCTGCATGTTGACGGGGTTGAAGCCGATCGGGTATTCAGCGTAGTTGATGTTTTGGCTGAAAGCGGGGAAATGATCAGTTTCGTCACCCGGGCGTCGGTGACGTCGAGCATTGATAATTTCTTGTGCATCCCTGAAGTTGCCGCGACCATGATCATGGCTTCTCGATGGGCCTGCATGGTAGCTCTCTTCTTGGAATCTTGGACGTTGGTGGTGGGGTGGACGTGGTGCTTGGTTAGCTTCTTGATCTCCTCGTGGCCATGCTGGAGTACGGCTATTGTGAGAACCAAAAGGAATTGGGTTCTGCTTGTCAATCTGGTGGAGGGCCTCTCTTGTGAGGCGCTGTATTTGACGAACTTCTGGTGTATCTGGCAAATATTGCATGAATATAGCTGCTTCAGCCAAGTTGACTACCGGGCTGAAGAATGTTGGTCCTCCTGCTACATCGAAGTCCCACTATAAATTGCATGGGCCATAAGGTTTTGCAGGAGCGTGTTGGGCTCGTGCAGTGGCGTTCCTTCTGTGGATAGCGCGGCAGCAATTCCTCTTATATCAATTATCTTTGTCTTGCTGGGATTCGCCTTGCGGAGCATTTATTGAGAGCTCATCATCGGATACTTGATCCAAATTTTTGTTGGTGTAGCGTTCAGCTTGCGAACCGAGGCCACTACCCTCGTCGTGGAGAGAAACATACACTTCACGATCGGGTGTCGAATGTGTGGTACTGTAGTCGACCAGTGCGATGAAACCTACTCCTTCTCCCTCGATTGGTGAAAGAGGCCTACCCGCTTGGTAGGGTAGATCTCGAAGACAAGTGACCAATCGTGCATTGTCGAGTAGTTTGGCGGGCTCAGAGTCCTGCCAGAACATGAAACGGCTCTGGGGTGTAGCGATGATAGTCAAGCTCGGGTAATTGGCAAGTTCTGGATCGAATTCGTCATATGAGTCAGGGTAGGAGTCGAAAACGAGTGCCTCCCGGCAATCGGTGACTTCCCGGCTAATGACCCTTTGGTTGATTTTGCGGCGCATGATCGCTAGATACGATAAAGCCGCATTCCTCAGCATGAATAGAAGCTGAGGATGAAGGGACTCggagtagattggatctactccGACTGGCGGGAGGTGAGTCAAGGACGTGTCCGAGAGGGACAACCTCTCGATTTTGCCAGCGAGTTTGGGGAGCAGGAACTCGGTGGAATTAGTTTCATCGAGTTGCTCCCGCTGAGATGACTCTGAGCTCATGGTGTTGGTCAGGTGGCTATCAAAACTGCCTGAACCGTTGGCGATGCAGACCCATGAACCGAAGACGAAGGTGGTGCCTGCGCTGATCACAGGGAGATCGAAGTTGAAGGATGCCATCGGATTCTTCCAACGATCGTTGGCgaagccccctacctggcgcgccagctatcGGTATTTAACCGCCAAGCTCTCTGAGATATACCCCGAGGAAATTGATTCTAGGTAGGGACtcaccgagatcagaacgcgatggtgtaaggaacacaaagatttagacaggttcaggctgccggagcgtaataccctacgtcatgtgtggttgtttgtattgccttaggtgttaagATGTTTTGGAGAGGTCCCTGCCTAcccttatataatctgggggacagggttacatggaaagtcctagccgagtactagTAGAGTTCTACTCCAATGaggtcgagtagtttccttgtaTATCAGCTAGTCCTACTGCcatacgagtagttacaaagaggtaaggtatattccatgtgctatcccttactctagaatatccCATGCCTGTGAGTAGTCCCGcttcccgggtctgacagtacccgccatcacttgagcTCCCTCTGGAATACCCTCGAGTGTGGTATAATGCACGTGTCCCCgcttgaaatgagccactttCTTCTTCTAATTCAGCTTGTTAGAATTCTGACCTTGTTTAGGTGGCAGCCAGCAGTCATGTACAAAATAGCCTATCTGGCCACAGTTGTAGTATGGAGCAAAATTTGGGCGTGCACCCTACTGCTGCACCAAGATCTTCTGCACATTCTGCAGCGGGACAGGAGGTTTGGCTGCCCCCCTGCGGCTGTGGGTGCTGAGGTGGCCTATATCCTATTTGGTTCTGTGGTGGCTTATACCCGAGCTGGTGCTGTGGTGGCC from Panicum virgatum strain AP13 chromosome 7N, P.virgatum_v5, whole genome shotgun sequence includes the following:
- the LOC120680978 gene encoding uncharacterized protein LOC120680978; translated protein: MGLDISDRLTPSKASFYGIVPGNTSTPIGTVVLPVTFGTQATTEQSSSRRPALAKFMAVPHYVYLLLKMPGKTGVLSLRCDLLMSFECEKEAITYASTNRLPDTSEELLAAAKQLSASGMEIPTKKANNSAPKPPDNVGVKAIQLVEGDSSKTALIGTGLIDK